A single window of Nicotiana tomentosiformis chromosome 1, ASM39032v3, whole genome shotgun sequence DNA harbors:
- the LOC104102304 gene encoding transcription factor MTB1-like, with protein MGTVNMSWSDEDKATVAAVLGKEAFEYLISSSVSAECSLMAIGNDQNLQNKLSDLVERPNATNFSWNYAIFWQISRSKSGELVLGWGDGCCREPREGEEREVKSIFNLRLEDEAPQRMRKRVLQKLHMLFGGTDEDNYAIGLDRVTDTEIFFLASMYFSFPRGEGGPGKCFGSGKHLWLSDALKSPLDYCARSFLAKSAGMQTIVLIPTDVGVVELGSVRSIPESLELLHSIKSCFSSFLVRAKQAAGLAVVTEKKDGNNSPFSSSAFSERPDGIPKIFGHDLNSGTHFREKLAVRKAEERPWDIYQNGTRMPFMNGRTGLHAASWAQFSNVKPVKPVELYSPQTPPAHNLQELVNGGREEFRLNNFQHQKPARMQIDFTGATSRPIISPAHTVESEHSDVEASCKEDCAGPVDEKRPRKRGRKPANGREEPLNHVEAERQRREKLNQRFYALRAVVPNISKMDKASLLGDAIAYITEMQKKLRDMESERELRLGSTSRDAMAAEDSPNSEIQIRGPDINVEAANDEVIVRVSCPLETHPISRVIQTFKDAQINVVESKLSAGNGTVFHTFVLKSSGSEQLTKEKLLAAFSSESDSLRQFSPVGQ; from the coding sequence ATGGGTACGGTGAATATGTCGTGGAGTGATGAGGATAAGGCAACAGTGGCGGCTGTACTGGGAAAAGAAGCTTTTGAATATTTGATATCTAGCTCGGTTTCAGCAGAATGTTCTTTAATGGCAATAGGGAATGATCAGAATTTGCAGAATAAGCTTTCAGATCTCGTGGAACGCCCGAACGCCACTAATTTTAGCTGGAATTATGCCATCTTTTGGCAAATTTCACGGTCTAAATCGGGGGAATTGGTGCTAGGGTGGGGCGATGGGTGTTGCAGAGAACCTAGGGAAGGAGAGGAGCGTGAAGTTAAAAGTATATTTAATCTACGCCTTGAGGATGAGGCTCCACAAAGGATGAGGAAAAGGGTCCTTCAGAAGTTGCATATGTTATTTGGTGGAACAGATGAAGATAACTATGCTATTGGATTGGATAGGGTCACTGATACTGAAATATTCTTCCTTGCCTCGATGTACTTTTCGTTCCCTCGAGGAGAGGGAGGTCCAGGGAAGTGTTTTGGTTCGGGTAAGCATTTGTGGTTATCAGATGCATTGAAGTCCCCTCTAGATTATTGTGCTAGATCTTTCCTAGCTAAGTCAGCTGGTATGCAAACTATTGTTTTGATCCCAACTGATGTTGGAGTTGTGGAATTGGGATCAGTGAGATCGATACCGGAAAGTTTGGAGCTATTGCATTCTATAAAATCTTGCTTCTCTTCGTTTCTTGTTAGGGCTAAGCAAGCAGCAGGTTTAGCAGTTGTAACTGAGAAAAAAGATGGAAACAATTCCCCTTTTTCGAGCTCAGCTTTTAGTGAGCGACCAGATGGAATTCCTAAGATTTTTGGGCACGATTTAAATTCCGGTACCCACTTTAGGGAAAAACTTGCTGTTAGGAAAGCGGAGGAGAGACCATGGGATATTTACCAAAACGGTACCAGGATGCCATTCATGAACGGGCGTACTGGTTTACATGCTGCTTCTTGGGCGCAATTCAGTAATGTGAAGCCGGTAAAGCCAGTGGAGCTCTATAGTCCTCAGACGCCCCCAGCACACAACCTACAAGAGCTTGTCAATGGTGGAAGGGAAGAATTCCGTTTGAACAACTTTCAGCATCAAAAGCCTGCTAGAATGCAAATTGATTTCACTGGAGCAACCTCGAGACCCATTATTTCGCCAGCACACACTGTTGAGTCTGAGCATTCAGATGTTGAAGCTTCGTGTAAGGAAGACTGTGCAGGCCCGGTTGATGAAAAGAGGCCTAGAAAACGTGGAAGAAAGCCAGCCAACGGAAGGGAAGAGCCCCTCAATCATGTAGAGGCGGAGAGGCAGCGGCGGGAAAAGCTGAACCAGCGATTCTATGCATTACGAGCTGTTGTTCCGAATATCTCCAAAATGGACAAAGCTTCCCTCTTAGGAGATGCCATTGCTTACATAACTGAGATGCAGAAAAAACTAAGAGACATGGAATCCGAGAGGGAGCTGAGATTAGGAAGCACTTCAAGGGATGCAATGGCTGCAGAAGACAGCCCGAATTCAGAGATTCAAATCCGTGGACCCGACATCAACGTAGAAGCTGCCAATGATGAAGTCATTGTAAGGGTGAGTTGTCCTCTGGAAACCCATCCAATATCAAGAGTCATCCAAACATTCAAAGATGCACAGATCAATGTTGTTGAATCAAAACTTTCTGCCGGGAATGGAACTGTATTTCACACATTTGTACTCAAGTCTAGCGGATCTGAACAGCTGACAAAGGAAAAGTTGCTGGCTGCATTTTCCAGCGAATCAGACTCGCTGAGACAATTTTCACCGGTAGGGCAATAA